The nucleotide window GCGACTTGGTCCGGCGTAACATACCCAACCATCCCCGGCGAATGGCCTCCTAGATGGACCACCTTCAACCCCGTACCCTCCCACAGGCCCGATCCAGAAAGGCCTAGATCCACTTTACAGGCCGGTGCCATGAGAAACTTGTTTCTGAGGGCGGAGAAAGGGGAGGCCCCCCACAGAAAGGCGGGCTCGTAGAGAGGCTCCTCCAGAAAAGGTCTCTCCATCTCCGGTATGGCGACAGCACAGCCGGTTGCCTTTTTGAGGTAGCTACATCCCCCTACGTGGTCGGCGTGAAAGTGGGTGCAGGCGATCCAGCTGAGCTTCCGTCCGGTGGACTCAAGGAGCCTCCTGAGGGCTCTGCCGGAGGACTCATCCCCTCCGGCGTCGAATAGGACCGTACCGCCCACCGGTCCCCAGAGCCCTAAAGAGACGACCCCGGGAATGACGTAGCTATCTCCCCCCAGGTGTCTCAGCTCTAGAGCTGCCATGACAGACACCGCATCCGTGACAGGTCGTAGCCAGA belongs to Dethiosulfovibrio salsuginis and includes:
- a CDS encoding MBL fold metallo-hydrolase yields the protein MAALELRHLGGDSYVIPGVVSLGLWGPVGGTVLFDAGGDESSGRALRRLLESTGRKLSWIACTHFHADHVGGCSYLKKATGCAVAIPEMERPFLEEPLYEPAFLWGASPFSALRNKFLMAPACKVDLGLSGSGLWEGTGLKVVHLGGHSPGMVGYVTPDQVAYVGDALFGQDMIERHGLLFVADVADWLVTLDYLENLEARWFVPCHSTPVEDPTSLVQATRRHLLDISDRVKTLCRTPSTRDDILGGLMEWLGKRMDPIRYVLNLGALSAHLTYLVERGEVEPLEDRGRLLWSSL